Genomic segment of Eretmochelys imbricata isolate rEreImb1 chromosome 24, rEreImb1.hap1, whole genome shotgun sequence:
gggatctgggccataggcagggcgaggggcttcgtccctgggaccctcacccagctcacacagcccctcagcctctgaagctgcaccacccagggcctgacaacagttgtctctgtcccaggatctcgccaccccaggaatgtctccccattgaccatccccttccgctcccactgggggtccgaggggcctggccccaggaaactccacacagacagataggttggggtcaggagtgggagcctgtccacctccccacccatctggctgacggagtctatggccttgggacccagcaagggagctagacaccggggctcttctgcagggtccccctggttcaaatcaccagcctgctcaaaggcagtgaggtggcatccacatcccccccccttaacaggggcagcaatttagtttcgaggttccctgcggaactggccccccggggtctatccccactcaccccgggaggtcccctaggcctctccgctcccccaccgccagttcatgctgctgctgcagctctttctcgggctctcgctggctctcacagtcctcttgctctcttggACTCAGCttcaatcccgtccgtctccgatcccccgatggggaacccgatcgtgaagacccccgtctggtcggggacaggagtcttgggggtgcctggctcccactccagctgctcccagatcctgctgtagccccatttgtggtcaggaatctgttccttagagccgtcatcctcctccagctgcacgatgaactgtgccttggtgaactttccaatgctcaaccctctctttctgcacagggttacaatgtccttcttcaggagacggtgacaggccatcactccgcccttcccaagttgttgtggactcacaggcctgtgtgctctcagctccccacggtttccagggagaacccctagtgtgccagcccttctcgaggtcaccccctctttgccagggttgagctgCAGACTCCCCCCCCTgggactgctcgctgcaatcccccaggggaccctgttactgcaaaagtccttctctctcccagggccaagccgcaggctcctccgccccggAGACTGCTCATCGCAGTCCCCAGGGgtaccccattactgcacagtccttctcactggtcacaaactcccaggggttaactgccccccgaaaccgctcctctctcagccttcagcacgcctggtcctcatcaatcccccttcgttttactgctccccagtcacttactgcaggaagcgccatccatggggtgcagtacatcccaccgctgacaccagttgtcacggagtccctgggcgatgctctggaactgctccctacgaagccggtcaggactctggggaagtcgcttttctgtgagcagactgtctgcaggacacacagttcacccagcttccaccttcctgggtctgatctcggagcattcagcctcctctgtccctccgtgcgcttcccacagcgagtccacccaggcggggtcctggggaagccagagggtcctgaaccccaacttcgcagtcagacgtgactctcagccagacagtaaaacagaggtttattaaacgacaggaacatggtctaaaacagagcttgcaggtgcagaaaaCGGGACCTCtcggctgggtccattttgggggccagtgagtcagacaaccacgtctgcccttcactccatgtctccagccagccccaaactgaaactcgctccagccccccctcctctggactttgttcctttcctgggccaggagggcacctgattcctttgttctccaacccttcagctctcaccttgcaggggggaagggcccaggccatcagttgccaggaaacagggtgtcggccattctctgtgtccagacccctgcacacctgccctctagggctctgcaaggatcatacacccttaccccaccccctagatacttaagaactgcataggggaaactgaggcacccccacaatattcggaggaaacattaagaacagtcccacttcgtcacagcccCACCTGGAGGTGGGTGCATCTCAGCGCCAGCCGGGATCCTTATATAAAcagcccccattccccaccccagaggcggtcACATCTCAGCGCTGGGCAAGGGCTCTTTGTGCATTGTATTGAGCTCAGTATTTGACACATGTGTGTTTCCTGGGTCTTGGGAATTACCAGATTCAGatgcaggaaaaaaatgaaattctctGGGAAACCTTGTACCCACCAGGTCGAGATAGAAACCTGACATGGCTGATAACGCTGGGATCATGGTGACTGCGTCTGTCGGTATGGAAGGGCAAGGGTtaatcatctatctatctatctatctatctaataattcaaatgtctgtttttttctgtgtcctgaagatattttaaagccgaggaggtgtgtgggggcggggggggggggaaggcaggagAGATTGAAACATTTGggatatttttgtgaaaaattcctaGCTAGTGAATGTTTCCCAGGGATCATTAGTTTTAagtggcccagatccctgtgaaacctttccaaaaaccaaaaaatcccGTGATTAGTTTTTGGGGCAGGGAACCTTTGCgcaaaacttttattttgaaaagcacctgtgacgaagtgggggatTTTTTTagagttttgcatgaatactgtgtctgcctcagtttccctgtgtgctgtgtGCGGAacgaggtggtgggagagggggataGTGGTTGCAGAGGGCCAGGTGTGATGTCacctggcagccgggaccctggacAATGGCCGGGATATTATGGACATTAGCAACCAGTGGCCCAGAGGCCGAGCCCATCTTGGGAGCCAGACGGTTCTGGCAAGTGGGAGGACaatggagggaagagagggggcCCAGGTGACCTGTTCTATGTCTGCTTCTACCCCTGGGCTCAGCTGAGGTCTCGTTCTCCTTTTCCTCAATCCTGTGAGATTCCAATTCCTTGTCGGCTCTTCGGTGGCTGAGGAACGGCCCGATCTAGACACCGGACTCGGGCACCATGGATTCCCGGGCCCCCGGCCTgtcctttcttctccctccacGACAGCAGCAGGGTGTCCTGGGAGAGAGATTCTGGGATATGTATGTGGCTGGCAgtgtggatagatagatagatagataggtagaggggtgaatggggatagatagatagatagatagatagatagatagatagatagatagaaagaggggtgaatggggatagatagatagatagatagaaagaggggtgaatggggatagatagatagatagatagaaagaggggtgaatggggatgaaTAGACACAGAAGTTGGTGGGTTGGTACATAGTTGGGTAGGTGGATAGATAGACGGTAGGTAGGTGGGtagatgggtgggtgggtaggttgGTGGGTGGGTCAGTGGCTGAGTTACCGTCCGTAATAGAGCAGGGTGAGGTAATAGGCCAGGAAGAATCCAGTCGCCATGAAGACGAGTTTGCAGCTGATTTCAATAAATGCCCGAGTGAGGCCACCTGTGGGAGCTGGAACAAGCCGAGAGTCTGGGATAGATGCCTgcaacccctgccccaagccagccaggcccagccctgggaccaggtcggagccagcaccccctagaggggaaattccccagcccctgagccagccaacCCCGCCCTGGGGTCAGATAGGAGCTGGCATCTCCTTGATGGGAAAGGTCCCGTGGCCCAATCCCCGCCCCACACCAAGCCAGCCAATCCCCCGCCGGGGTCAGATCAGAGCCAGCGCCCCATAGAGGGGAAGGGCTCCCACCTGTTTCTAGTgggctcagcaggacagtgtagATCCCATGGGGGTTGGAGCCGAGGCAGAAGAGAAACttagtggcagggagtcccatgGGTTAACACTTCTAACACCCAGGAGAAGGGAGTCCCATAGATTAAACTGTTAATATCCAGTGGGAGGGAGTCCCACAGGTTCTTCTGCCCTTGTTTGTCAATTTTGGCTTGCCCCAAGGTGCTGATCCGGCCCCATCCTTGGCCAGCTGCGCTTCACACCAACCCACCTGTTTCTCCACCCTGCTCCGCtacccagcaccccccactgaccacctgcccccctgcagccccgcgCCCCCCATGGatcccccgcccaccccctgcaccacagGCCCCCTactgaccacccccaccccctgcagcccagcaccccccactgagGCCCCTCTGTCTCGCCCAGCACCCCCAATTGCCTTACActgcacgtgcacacacagggCCCGGCTGGCCGACCCAAAGGGATTCTTCGCCCAGCACCGATACTCCCCAGCGTCCCCTCTGCTGAGATTCGGCAGCTCCAGGCGCCCGGCCCCTCCCTGGCCGGGGCTCAGGGACTCGTTCCCCTTGGCCCAGCTCAGGGTGGCCACggttctgctcccagcctcaCAGCCCAGGCTCAGGGAGTCGCCCTCCTGGGTCTCCAGAGACACGACGTCGCCCTCAGCTCCCCAGGCACCTGGCACTGGAAGAGACGAGCAGGCGGGTTTGGTCCTACCAGAGATTCcccactgtgacgaagtgggactgttcttaatgtttcctctgaatattgtgggggtgcctcagtttcccctatgtagtTCCTAAGTATCTAGGTGgagggataagggtgtatgatccttgcagagccctagagggcaggtgtgtgcaggggtctggacacagagaatggccgacaccctgtttcctggcccctgatggcctgggcccttctccCCTGTGAGGTGAgactaaagggttggagaacaaaggaatccggtggccaggggaaagggacaaagcccagaggaggaggggctggagggagtttcagtttggggttggctgggacatggagtgaaggacagatgtggttgtctggctcactgccccccaaaatggacccagctgaggggtcctgttctctgcacctgcaagctctgtgttagaccatgttccagcggactcgctgtgggaagcacacggaggggcggaggatgctgaatgctccgaggtcagacccaggaacgtggagccgggtgagctgtgtgtcctgcagacaggctgctcccagagaggagacttccccagagtcctgcctggcttcatggggagcaggtccagagcatcgcccggggatgCAATGACACCCACCAAGGAGCCAAGACACAGAGTcagcactggggtggggtgggggggctggttaTGCAGCGACCCCTCGCCCGGCACTGAGAcctggcccctctggggtgggcgCACAATCTCGGTGCCTTGCCATGGCAGCAGGTCTCCGTCGCAGCGATCGGTCCCTAATCCATCTCCTGCccactgcccagcgccccctTAACGCCACCCCGGGCTCTAGAGAGAGGGAACCAGGCCTGatccccccaccactgccccccacagccccgcgGTTCCTTGGGCTCTCCCCTCCAGGCACGGAGCAGCCTGGCCCGGCTGAGCTGGTGCCGGGCCCGGACCGCGGGCAGAGCGTGACTCGGAGGCGCTCGCTGATCCCCGGGGCTTGCAGCGCGGCCTCTCACCGGGGCGTCTGTTCCTGGTCAGGGTCCCGGTGATGTTGGGGGGGCCGGGCAAGTCTGTAACACAAACCAGAGAGGGGGGATCGGGGGGCTGGATATCACCGAGGGGGCGGGGGTGCTAGTGATCACTGAGCTTAGACAGGGACCCtcgtgtgacgaagtgggactgttcttaatgtttcctctgaatattgtgggggtgcctcagtttcccctacgcagttcttaagtatctagggggtggggtaagggtgtatgatcattgcagagccctagagggcaggtgtgtgcaggggtctggacacagacagtggccgacaccctgtttcctggcacctgatggcctgggcccttcccccctgcaaggtgagagctaaagggttggagaacaaaggaatcaggtgccctcctggcccaggaaagggacaaagcccagaggaggaggggctggagggagttttcagtttggggctggctgggacatggagtgaagggcagatgtggttgtctggctcagtgcccccaaaatggacccagctgaggggtccggttctctgcacctgcaagctctgtgttagaccatgttcctgtcgtctaataaaccttctgttttcctggctggctgagagtcacgtctgactgtggagttggggggcaggaccccctGGCTCCCCCAGAACCCCGCccgggcggactcgctgtgggaagcgcacggaggagcagaggatgctgaatgctccgaggtcagacccaggaaggtggagccgggggagctgtgtgtcctgcagacaggctgctcccagagaggagacttccccagagtcctacctggcttcatggggagcaggtccagagcatcgcccggggaccccgtgtCACCTCGCTGTGAGCTCAGCTGGGGGACGGGAAGGTCCCTGAAGTGACACAAGCCCcgtgggcagggaagggaagcGACAGACCCGACTGGGCGTGACCCAAGAGGCTCCGGACGTAACCCAGGGGCCGGGTTAGGGCCAGGGGGAGCCAGAACCAAGGGACCAAAACCAGTGGGTCGGAATTCAGCTTAATTGGCAGAGGCACTAACgaggggccgggctgctccggcCTGGGGACTGGAGCGAGCGTCACCATCTCGCTGCCACTGTCCGCCGGGCGCCCGGGTGTTCAGCGTCCTGCTCCCCAAACGTGTCCTCCCCAGGGTGGGATGGAGCCGGGGGCCTAAATAACCCCGGTCTCACTCCCACCGGGGTCGTCAGACACCCCCCTTGTGGGTCCTTTGCCTTCTCCGCTCGGTTcgtctctccccagccctctcctttgGCCCCCGGCCAGGCCTGGGTATTTTGAAAGCAACACCCGGAGGAGCCGGACGCTGGTGCCCTCTGGCCAGGCCTGGCAGGGTCCGTCCACGCTGCCCTCAAAGCCCCGCGGTGCCAAGGGCCAGAGCCTGGGTCCGTTGGGTCGGGCTCgcggggctcgggctgcgggTCTGTGATTGCAGCGCGGACGTATCCTCCGAGGCCTGTGTAGACGTTCGGGgttgggctggggcctgggctcagacacggggtggggcggggggcgagtTTCCTTCTAAATCTCCCTCCGGCTGATGGGAACAAGGGCTGTCGTCCTTACAGTGAAGCCCGATTTGGTCCTTCACCTCGCAAAGGCGGCTGCTGATTTGCCCTCTGCCCTGGATCTGCAGCGCGGGGGTCACGGGCCAGTTAATGGGGGTTTGCCCTCGGGTAGGGCGGGCCGAGGTCTCTGGGCACGGACCCTGGAGCGTGTTCAGTGCCAGACAGCGACTGGGTCCCGTTAACACTCTGCCCCATAGAGAGCATCCACCGATCCTGGCAGAAAGTGGACGGggtggaggagaggtggtgggacAGCGTGGGGGGATCTCGGGGGGAACTGGGGTGTCTGGTGTGAGGGGGGGAATCCCAGCAAGGGGGGACTGGAATAGTGGGTGGATCCCAGCATAGAAGTattctgggggcagggcaggtcgCGGGTAGAGAGGATCCCAGAAGAGAAGGGCCTGAGGACGGGGCATGTGGATGGGAGGAGGAAGCCATAGCCAACGTGGCAGGAAGGGGTGAAATTCCCAAGAGAGAAGGGGCTgcatggtgtgggggggaagaggtctGGAGTAGAATTGGCTGAAGGtgcatggtggggggtggggatcccagcacagggctgagatgggggaggggctggagggcagggctggggagcccaggggggtggggatcccagcagggggggctgggggccggcatggaggggctgggggggtcactCACAGCCGACGTGTAGCCGGATGGTTCTGCGGGTGGAAGGTCCCCATGGTGGGCGGTAGGTGACTGTGCAGACGAGCTCTTTGCCGTGGTCCCCCGGGGCGGGTGTGAAGCGCAGCGTGGAGCTGCGGGCCCAGGTGCCGTTCGCCAGCGGGGCTGAGTCGTCCCGGGCTGTGTCGCTGAACGGCCCCGTCCAGGTGACTCGGGGAGGGGGCCCGGAGCAGCGCCCGGGGGCCGTGCAGGTCACAGTCACCGGCTCCCCGGCCAGCAGCGTCCCTGGCAGCCCCCGCGCCGGCGAGATCTGGATCTCTGGCTCCTCCGTCAGCCCTGAGacacggggagaggggagagaatcactgggggacacggggcctttcccctctgggggcGCCGGCCCCGATCCGGCCCCAGGCCAGGGACTGGCTCAGGGGGGCtgaggagcggtgactgcggctGCTCTTACCTGGCACGGAGATCGCGAGCGTGGGGTGAGCACGATACAGATTGGGGCGGTAATTGTATTTAAAGTTTCCTTTCTCAACCCTAAGGAAATATCTCCCTGCATCCGTCCGTCGGGCGTCGCTGATTTGAAGGGAGCAGTCGCCACGTGCCAGATCCCCCGCCAGCCGGAACCGGCCCTGGGTCTCCTGCGACACCCACTGGCTGGGGTCAGTGCTGGCCACGGGTGGATCCTGGCCCGCAGTTGCGGGCTCCTTGTACCAGTGTCCGTAGAGCCGGTCCCGGGGATTGTCGGTGTCGAACGAGGCTGGGTACGCGAAGGTGCAGGGGACGAGAACGCAGAGACCCGTCTGCACCGACACCGACTGCGGCAGCCCCAGGGAATAACCAGACTCCAGGGACAGGGACCCTGCAGGGGACGGAGAGGGATCGAAGTGGGAGCCACAGAGAGCAGAGACCAACCCTGAGCTCCCCCGACACCTCTGCCGGtgccctcactcccgacctgcagccccctgcgagcccagccctgggtcctCAACCAAACCTCACTCCATTTAGTTTCCATCCCTCCCAACGTCGAGCCCCCTGCCCGCTCCCTGTCGCTCGGTGCCCCCTAGCACCGCACGAGGGCAtcgggctcccctccccctctggccAGTCTCCCTTCCGTGGCCTGGGACAGACCTGGCCCTGCGTAGCGCGGgttctgcccttccccctgcactggggctgcaggggctgcttACTTACCCCTCCAGAGCAGGGCGAGGATCAGGACCCTCAGCGTGGCCGCAGGGGGGGCAGGACCCCCTTCTCTCCAGGgggggccctgagctgggagctCCCGTTCCCTGGTGTCCTGCTGTGGAAGCAGGGCTCTGCCCATGGCTGGGGCGTCCAGCTGGGACAGACCTAGAGACAGACggggagggtggggtgtgtgAGAGCAGAAGCTGTTTACAGGGGGAAAGATCTGCCTTGGGGACCATCAGtgctgctgggctctgcagggggctgATCTGGGGCTGCTGACAGCACAGTGACCCCTCCAAATCCCCAAATCAGGAGACGGTCCCGAGAGATCGTGGGCTAAAAAAATCCTTCAATTAGCgaaaaagctgagattttctccAAGAATCACGAGATCAGCCAGAAAATCCCGAGCTGGTGAGAGAAGATGGTGGGAAGGCAGCGCTGCTCAGAGCCTGCTCTGCTTCCATCTTCCCACAAACACCAAGATGTGAGCGGGCGGCCAGCGAAGTTACCACGGACGGCAAAGGGGAAGGGCGTCAGACcgggagaaggaaagaacccgTCAGAGAtgttctgaccaatttgaatgaattcaaatcagtgggGCAGGGCGCTTTTCAACCTAGAATGCTGAAGGAAATAATTGAAGAAAActtggagccactggcaataatatttgcaaactcatggatggTAGGAGAGGTTGCAGAAGACGGGAGAAGGGCTAACGGAGTGgccatctttaaaagggggaaaaggagcagctgggtaactatagaccagtcagtctgACCCTGACACCTGGAACGCTATTAGAGCAATGTAGAAAACCTTCAATACGGGAGGACGAAGGGGTGATCGCCAgcctggatttaccaagaacaaatcctgccaaaccagcttgatttccttctttgacgaGCTAATTGGTtaatggcaggggaaagcggtggacatcaCATACCTGGACTTCAGGAAGGCTTTTGACATTGTCCCAcaggacattctcataagtaagctggagaagacttctgaaggaactcaaaagtgaaactgcagaactactaatgaTGGTCTGTAACCTAGCAtttcaatcagcttctgtaccagatgacgaGAGGATTGCTAATGTGACacgaatttttttaaaagagctcccgaggtgatcccagcaattagaAGCCgctaagcctaacttcagtgccaagcaaactgtttgaaactatagcaaagaacagaatgatcagacgcCTAGATGAACATCATTTGTTGGGGAAGACTCAACACGGTTTTTCTAAAGATTCTCACCAATCTACTCAAATTTTGtaagggagtcaacaagcatgtggacaagggtgacccagttgatgtacttagattttcagaaagcctttgacaagttcgctcccaaaaggctcttaagcaaagtaagctgtcatgggatacgTGGGAAGGTCCTcccctggatcagtaactggttaaaagataggaaacaaaggataggaataaatggtcaattttcacagtggagagaggtaaatagcggtgtcccccagaggtctgtactgggatcagtgcttTCAACATACTCAttaacgatctggaaaaaggggtaaacagtgaggtggcaaaatttgcagatgatacaaaactactcaagatagttaagtttaAAACTGACTGCGatgagctacaaagggatctcacaaaactggatgactgggtaacaaaatggcagatgaaattccgtgttagtaaatgcaaagtaatgcacattggaaaacataatcccacctatacatatacaatgattggggtctaaattagctgttaccgctcaaggaagagatcttggagtcactgcggatagttctctgaaatcatccactcaatgtgcggtggccgtcaaaaaagtgaacagaatgttgggaatcatgaagaaagggacagataataagacagaaaatatcacattgcctctatataaatccatggtacgcccacagcttgaatgctgcgtgcagttctggtggTCCCATCtcaaattggaattggaaaaagttcagaaaagggcaacgaaaatgatgcggggtgtggaacagcttccatatgaggagagattaataagagttacctagcagctctgtgttcttggggaagcATGGCACTGTACCCAGTCTGTCTGTCTCACGAATaccgtgtgcccccccccccccccccagcctctgcttgaaccaaatctACACCAGAAGAATGACTTATGAAAaccaatgaaaaggcagtgggagacacacctaaacccctgggataaggatgacagaattaaggcaactcccctagcctcatttatatcgaagatgggacaaggaggcatctccattaggagacagaatggagaacagagattcgaAGGCAAGAACCGCAGGGAACTCTggggccagaaaagcagggaagcactgcatgatgggggatctctgctccagatgttaatgaacccacccctgcacacccccagctcattagttatcagaccaatttgagtaataaatcctttattgggaTCCAAAATAATGAAGCCGCCTgactgcattgtgagctccctccaaggaacaccgcccatagccaggaatgatcagctcccatgGTCTAGCCTGATCAAAACAGCTTTGGTATTCTCCCTTGTTTACACATCAACAAATCTCgagttctcccttgaaccattgttgtttctctagaAAATCCCCGACCCacgctcaagtaagtgttctgatgcctggatccaaaatctgcatcacttccattgggacttcatcttctcctgattGATCATGCTGAgagctctgcctgtctccagcactccagaccctcagctaccaccaacACCTGGGTCCCCCGATCGATTCcagcttcacggagtggtgagaacccagctctcgcTCTCTGTCTCTCGAGgtgtagccttctgaccctgacttgtgtgatcagttagaGTGTTGTAAACCTGAGTTTAATAATCAAATTTGAGTTGGATTTAATAGtatcactgttttgtttgtttggctcccctgtGGTTATGACCtggcaatagaatcatagaatcacagaatatcagggttggaagggacctcaggaggtcatctagtccaaccccctgctcaaagcagaaccgatccccaactaaatcatcccagccagggctttgtcaagcctgaccttaaaaatatctatggatggagattccaccacttccctaggtaacgcattccagtgtttcaccaccctcctagtgaaaaagtttttcctaatatacaacctaaacctcccccgctgcaacttgagaccattactcctcgttctgtcctcttctaccactgagaacagtctagatccatcctctttggaatcctttcagggagttgaaagcagctatcaaatcccccctcattcttctcttctgcagactaaacaatcccagttccctcagcctctcctcataaggcatgtgtcacagtcccctaatcatttttgttgcccttcgctggacgttttccaatttttccacatctttcttgtagtgtggggcccaaaactggacacagtactccagaggagccctcaccaatgtcgaatagaggggaacgatcacgaccctcgatctgctggcaatgcccctacctatacttcccaaaatgccattggcct
This window contains:
- the LOC144279980 gene encoding sialic acid-binding Ig-like lectin 13; this encodes MGRALLPQQDTRERELPAQGPPWREGGPAPPAATLRVLILALLWRGSLSLESGYSLGLPQSVSVQTGLCVLVPCTFAYPASFDTDNPRDRLYGHWYKEPATAGQDPPVASTDPSQWVSQETQGRFRLAGDLARGDCSLQISDARRTDAGRYFLRVEKGNFKYNYRPNLYRAHPTLAISVPGLTEEPEIQISPARGLPGTLLAGEPVTVTCTAPGRCSGPPPRVTWTGPFSDTARDDSAPLANGTWARSSTLRFTPAPGDHGKELVCTVTYRPPWGPSTRRTIRLHVGLPGAWGAEGDVVSLETQEGDSLSLGCEAGSRTVATLSWAKGNESLSPGQGGAGRLELPNLSRGDAGEYRCWAKNPFGSASRALCVHVQF